From a single Anaerolineales bacterium genomic region:
- a CDS encoding LLM class F420-dependent oxidoreductase produces the protein MLEIAVMIEGQNGLNWTRWQDIVRLVEDAGFVGLYRSDHFTNMNPPDKDSLELWVSLTWLACNTERIEFGPLVTPFSFRHPAHTARMASAVDDLSGGRLTLGLGAGWQEREHHLYDFDLLDVRSRMERFEEGLQVVTQLLKSDSPVSFDGTYYHIREATLLPRPLRPGGPRILIGGNGKNRTLKLAARYADEWNIIFAPPATVRELNAFMDEALNAENRTSESMRRSMMTGCIFGHTESALRQKLDAIGQSVEQLDRRGIIYGDASNVKEQLQKLEESGLQRIMLQWLDLDDLAGLEALAKAVL, from the coding sequence ATGCTTGAAATCGCCGTCATGATCGAAGGACAGAACGGGTTGAACTGGACGCGCTGGCAGGACATCGTCCGTCTTGTGGAGGATGCGGGCTTCGTCGGCTTGTACCGCTCCGACCACTTCACCAACATGAATCCGCCCGATAAAGACTCGCTCGAGTTGTGGGTCTCGCTGACCTGGCTGGCGTGCAACACAGAGCGCATCGAATTCGGTCCGCTGGTCACGCCGTTTTCGTTTCGACACCCCGCGCACACCGCCCGCATGGCGTCCGCCGTGGACGATCTCTCGGGCGGGCGGCTCACGCTCGGTCTCGGTGCGGGCTGGCAGGAGCGCGAGCATCATTTGTACGACTTTGACCTGCTGGATGTGAGATCGCGCATGGAGCGTTTTGAAGAAGGCTTGCAGGTCGTCACTCAATTATTGAAAAGTGACTCGCCCGTTTCTTTCGACGGGACCTATTACCATATCCGCGAAGCGACCCTGCTTCCGCGCCCGCTTCGACCTGGCGGACCCCGCATCCTGATCGGCGGGAATGGAAAGAATCGAACGCTGAAACTTGCCGCCCGCTACGCCGACGAATGGAACATCATCTTCGCCCCGCCTGCGACGGTCAGGGAATTGAACGCGTTCATGGATGAAGCCTTGAACGCCGAGAACCGCACCTCCGAATCTATGCGCCGTTCGATGATGACCGGCTGTATCTTCGGTCACACCGAATCCGCGCTCCGGCAGAAACTCGATGCCATTGGACAATCCGTTGAGCAATTGGATCGTCGGGGGATCATATATGGCGATGCAAGTAACGTCAAAGAACAGTTGCAAAAACTCGAAGAAAGCGGACTCCAGCGCATCATGCTCCAATGGCTGGACTTGGATGACCTCGCAGGCTTGGAAGCGCTGGCGAAAGCTGTTCTTTAA
- a CDS encoding glycosyltransferase, with translation MKLAIVYEWLNIYGGGERLLAEILGLYPRAQLHSLIHNGSNLTGTPLEGRSVKTSFLQHIPRVENLYRGLLPIMPLAIESLNIQSYDVVLSISHAVAHGVKTHKDQVHISYVCTPMRYAWHLQDDYLHLHHLDKPVLGSAARLTLSLLRRWDRFSAARADSLLAISQWTAGKVQQAWGRDSHVIYPPVDVERFSPANKRDDFYIHVSRLVPYKRTAEIVKAFNELKLPLIIIGDGPEMPRLQTLAKENIKLFGHQPDNVVTDLLSRAKAFVYMATEDFGIAMVEAQAAGCPVIAYGKGGAAEIVRDGETGLLFYEQTAEGLVDAVRRFEWMKLNRKAARENAARFSRGRFRREFQVCFEEMASQR, from the coding sequence ATGAAACTGGCAATCGTCTACGAATGGTTGAACATCTATGGCGGGGGAGAGAGATTGCTCGCTGAAATCCTTGGCTTGTATCCGCGGGCACAACTACATTCCTTAATACACAACGGATCAAATCTAACAGGCACGCCGCTTGAAGGACGCAGTGTCAAAACATCCTTCCTGCAACATATCCCGCGCGTCGAGAATCTCTATCGCGGACTGCTCCCCATCATGCCGCTTGCCATCGAAAGCTTAAATATCCAAAGTTATGATGTTGTCCTATCCATTTCCCATGCGGTCGCGCACGGGGTCAAGACGCACAAGGATCAGGTTCACATTTCCTACGTCTGCACGCCGATGCGTTATGCCTGGCATTTGCAGGATGACTACCTGCACCTGCACCATCTGGACAAACCAGTCCTCGGCTCCGCCGCACGCCTGACCTTGAGCCTGCTCCGCCGTTGGGACAGATTTTCCGCCGCCCGGGCGGATTCATTGCTTGCCATCTCGCAATGGACAGCGGGGAAGGTCCAACAGGCATGGGGACGGGACTCGCACGTCATTTATCCGCCCGTGGATGTGGAGCGGTTTTCACCAGCGAACAAACGCGATGATTTTTACATCCATGTTTCGCGGCTGGTTCCGTACAAAAGGACAGCGGAGATCGTCAAAGCGTTCAACGAGTTAAAACTCCCGCTCATCATCATCGGCGATGGACCTGAAATGCCGCGCCTGCAAACACTGGCGAAGGAGAATATCAAATTATTTGGGCATCAACCCGACAATGTGGTTACTGACCTGCTCAGCCGCGCCAAAGCCTTTGTCTACATGGCAACTGAGGATTTCGGCATTGCAATGGTCGAGGCGCAGGCGGCGGGATGCCCGGTCATTGCTTATGGGAAGGGCGGCGCGGCAGAGATCGTGCGGGATGGGGAGACAGGGTTGTTATTTTATGAGCAAACCGCGGAGGGGTTGGTGGATGCAGTTCGCAGATTTGAGTGGATGAAATTAAACCGCAAAGCTGCACGAGAAAATGCGGCTCGCTTTTCGAGGGGAAGATTTCGAAGGGAGTTTCAGGTTTGCTTCGAGGAGATGGCTTCGCAACGCTGA
- a CDS encoding glycosyltransferase family 1 protein gives MSLSIAINGRFRHRRITGVERYAHEVSKRLQTRKRFVSPQKPLGQFSGHLWEQFILPHLVFKDEILWSPANTSAWGVTRQAITLHDASVFDHPEWFRPAYAAWTRLSWKILAKRAKAIITDAAFSRNRLKLHLGIPAEKLHVIHLGVGNPFLPQSRRSIEAVQEKYGLRKPYFLFVGTMEPRKNLQALLQAWEFADLNEYELFVAGTESAGHVFNATNHGHLIRHAESQYAASTAPLPDRQRVTYVTDQDLPALYSGAAALVFPSLYEGFGLPILEAMACGAPVIVSDIPVFREIFEGAVLFVNPRKPNEIAETMQRIIEDKRLAATMREQGLKTTKERTWDKTAANTLAVLERMA, from the coding sequence ATGTCTTTAAGTATTGCGATCAACGGTCGATTTCGACACAGGCGCATCACCGGCGTGGAGCGTTATGCACACGAGGTCTCAAAAAGACTGCAAACCCGTAAACGGTTCGTGTCTCCTCAAAAGCCGCTGGGACAATTTTCAGGTCATCTTTGGGAGCAGTTCATCCTGCCGCATTTGGTTTTCAAGGATGAAATTCTATGGTCGCCCGCGAATACAAGCGCATGGGGTGTCACAAGACAGGCTATCACCCTCCACGATGCCAGCGTGTTCGACCACCCGGAATGGTTTCGCCCCGCCTATGCGGCATGGACTAGACTCTCATGGAAAATACTGGCGAAACGCGCCAAGGCGATCATTACGGATGCCGCCTTTTCGCGCAATAGGCTGAAACTCCATCTGGGCATCCCTGCCGAGAAACTTCACGTCATTCATCTTGGGGTTGGGAATCCATTTCTACCGCAGTCACGAAGATCCATTGAAGCCGTACAAGAGAAATATGGATTGCGGAAACCGTATTTCCTTTTTGTTGGGACAATGGAACCGAGAAAAAATTTACAGGCATTGCTTCAGGCTTGGGAATTTGCGGATTTGAATGAATACGAGTTGTTCGTTGCAGGGACAGAATCCGCAGGTCACGTTTTCAACGCGACAAATCATGGTCATTTAATCCGTCACGCCGAGTCTCAATACGCGGCGTCTACAGCGCCGCTGCCCGACCGCCAACGCGTGACCTACGTTACCGATCAAGATTTGCCCGCCCTGTATTCAGGCGCAGCCGCGCTCGTTTTCCCATCCCTTTATGAAGGCTTCGGTCTGCCCATTCTGGAGGCAATGGCATGCGGCGCGCCAGTCATCGTATCCGATATACCGGTTTTCCGTGAGATATTCGAAGGCGCAGTGCTGTTCGTCAACCCGCGGAAGCCGAACGAAATCGCTGAAACCATGCAAAGGATCATCGAAGACAAACGGCTTGCTGCAACAATGCGTGAACAGGGTTTGAAAACAACCAAAGAACGTACCTGGGATAAAACCGCGGCGAACACACTCGCCGTTCTTGAGCGCATGGCATGA
- a CDS encoding O-antigen ligase family protein — MSPSLQDRISHYFVIAARLAFMLTIVLFPLRWRVELWQRPFFPVYSDYTDFLFFAADLTLLYMLVLWGCSLLILPRRLKAGSLLLSLCLAGLTVAGWASILVSVDATLSGYHAVRFVLLLLFYFFIVNEIHSPVWVIVPGALQIIIQSMVAMGQSFAQSSLGLQSLGEHMLEPARSGVSVVIGDGFRFLRAYGLSDHPNILGGCIAFGLVLLLAAALYGKGRQPVLASSVFLVAFPALVMTFSRSAWLSLMVAGSFMVVCEASARRWDSVKRVVLLGVLSLLVAVPFLIKNNSVFQKRVNSGNVSRDAPMIERTMLIDAGNILFVEHSAIGVGLGASPLAMKERFEEFPLDFQPPHYAILNAAMETGVFGGVFYLLLLVVPVIAFLARWRVYLHQPLILGSFALLIALTVVGLFDYYTWMYMPGRLWQWLGWGMFSAALSEAA, encoded by the coding sequence ATGTCACCATCCTTGCAGGATCGCATATCGCATTACTTTGTCATTGCAGCGCGTTTGGCTTTCATGCTGACGATCGTGTTGTTCCCTCTGCGCTGGCGCGTGGAGTTGTGGCAGCGCCCGTTCTTTCCCGTCTATTCCGATTACACCGATTTTTTATTTTTTGCGGCTGACCTTACCCTGTTATATATGCTTGTTCTTTGGGGATGTTCGCTGCTGATACTGCCGCGCAGATTGAAGGCAGGTTCATTGCTGCTCAGTCTCTGCCTTGCCGGCTTGACCGTCGCAGGATGGGCATCCATCCTTGTAAGTGTGGATGCGACGCTTTCCGGTTATCACGCTGTTCGGTTTGTCCTGCTGCTCCTTTTTTATTTCTTTATCGTCAACGAAATTCATTCCCCTGTTTGGGTGATTGTCCCTGGCGCGCTTCAAATTATCATTCAATCCATGGTTGCCATGGGACAGTCCTTTGCCCAATCGTCTCTGGGATTACAGTCCCTGGGCGAGCACATGCTAGAACCGGCACGATCTGGTGTGAGCGTTGTCATCGGGGACGGATTTCGCTTCTTGCGCGCCTATGGCTTGAGCGATCACCCGAACATTCTCGGCGGCTGTATCGCTTTCGGACTCGTCCTTTTGCTGGCTGCAGCCCTGTACGGAAAGGGGCGTCAGCCCGTGCTGGCTTCAAGCGTGTTTCTTGTGGCGTTCCCTGCGCTGGTGATGACGTTCTCCCGGTCGGCGTGGTTAAGCCTGATGGTGGCTGGCAGTTTCATGGTCGTGTGCGAAGCGTCTGCTCGAAGATGGGATTCGGTCAAGCGTGTGGTCCTGCTGGGAGTGTTGAGTCTGCTCGTGGCTGTGCCGTTCCTGATAAAGAATAATTCGGTCTTTCAAAAGCGGGTCAATTCAGGGAATGTCTCGCGGGATGCGCCGATGATCGAGCGCACGATGTTGATCGATGCGGGGAACATCTTGTTCGTGGAACATTCTGCGATCGGCGTTGGACTTGGCGCTTCGCCGCTGGCGATGAAGGAACGCTTTGAAGAGTTCCCGCTGGATTTTCAGCCGCCGCATTATGCGATCCTGAACGCGGCGATGGAAACCGGTGTGTTCGGCGGTGTGTTTTATTTGTTGCTGCTGGTTGTGCCTGTGATCGCATTCCTTGCGCGTTGGAGAGTGTATCTTCATCAGCCCCTGATATTGGGTTCGTTTGCCTTGCTGATCGCATTGACAGTGGTCGGCTTGTTCGATTATTACACATGGATGTATATGCCGGGACGGTTGTGGCAATGGCTGGGGTGGGGGATGTTTTCTGCGGCATTGAGCGAGGCGGCATAG
- a CDS encoding glycosyltransferase family 2 protein translates to MGLSSYLLAPVLIVYTLVMAALVVYIFNMLYLALFGLVKKRHLREDKGKLSKDLPFITVQLPIFNERYVAERLLRACAALDYPRDLFEIQALDDSTDDTVQLVAGTVRRLQAEGVDAVHIHRKNREGFKAGALANGLASARGEFVAIFDADFVPPPDFLRRILPHFDHDRVAFAQARWGHLNRDYSLLTLLQSLSLDAHFAIDQLVRSRKDFAFNFNGTAGVWRKSAILDAGGWKADTLTEDMDLSYRAFLRGWTARYAGDVEAPAELPVSITAYRRQQYRWARGILECAVKYLPVIWRSDFTFGRKVHATLHLTSYLLHLFTVVLMLIYPLLLLFASQYPQLLAPVGLGVFMSLFALVPAFYFSVGQHVLRRRWLHALPLIVLMTMIASGMAVNTVRAIFQILQKRLIPFERTPKFGITRRDQSWRGNRYHIDVEPLIVYEILLGMFNLFTAWYAFRLGYYLMTMYAFVFALGLFYCSGLTIIQSISARFARDPEPASV, encoded by the coding sequence ATGGGTTTATCTTCATACTTGCTGGCGCCTGTCCTCATTGTTTATACGCTTGTCATGGCTGCCCTGGTTGTGTATATCTTTAATATGCTGTATCTCGCCTTGTTTGGCTTGGTGAAGAAGAGGCATTTGCGCGAAGATAAAGGAAAATTGTCGAAAGACCTTCCTTTCATTACGGTACAGCTTCCGATCTTCAATGAGCGCTATGTGGCGGAACGTTTATTAAGAGCCTGTGCCGCACTGGATTATCCGCGGGACTTGTTCGAAATTCAAGCGCTGGATGATTCGACGGATGATACGGTCCAGTTGGTTGCCGGGACGGTCAGGCGCCTGCAGGCGGAGGGAGTGGATGCAGTCCATATCCATCGCAAGAACCGCGAAGGCTTTAAGGCGGGCGCGCTTGCCAATGGACTTGCCTCCGCGCGCGGGGAATTCGTTGCCATCTTCGATGCTGATTTTGTTCCGCCGCCTGATTTTCTGCGCCGCATCCTGCCGCATTTCGACCATGATCGGGTTGCGTTCGCGCAAGCCCGTTGGGGACACTTGAACCGTGATTACTCCCTGCTTACACTGCTTCAATCCTTGTCCCTTGATGCCCACTTTGCCATCGATCAGCTTGTCCGCTCTAGAAAGGATTTTGCGTTCAATTTCAACGGCACGGCAGGTGTCTGGCGTAAATCCGCCATTCTCGATGCGGGCGGCTGGAAGGCGGATACGCTCACCGAAGACATGGACCTATCCTATCGCGCCTTCCTGCGCGGCTGGACGGCACGATATGCCGGTGATGTGGAAGCGCCGGCTGAACTTCCGGTCAGCATCACGGCATATCGCCGCCAGCAATATCGTTGGGCGCGCGGCATCCTCGAATGCGCCGTCAAATATTTACCTGTCATCTGGCGCTCCGATTTCACATTTGGGCGAAAAGTGCATGCCACGCTGCACCTTACGAGTTACTTACTGCACCTGTTTACCGTTGTGCTGATGTTGATCTATCCGCTGTTATTGTTGTTTGCGTCACAATATCCGCAACTTCTTGCGCCGGTCGGTCTTGGTGTGTTTATGAGCCTCTTTGCGCTTGTGCCCGCCTTTTACTTCTCTGTGGGTCAGCATGTGCTGCGCAGGCGATGGCTTCATGCGCTCCCGCTCATTGTGCTGATGACCATGATCGCTTCAGGGATGGCGGTCAATACGGTGCGCGCCATTTTTCAGATTTTACAAAAACGCCTCATTCCATTCGAGCGAACTCCAAAGTTTGGCATCACGCGCCGCGATCAATCCTGGCGCGGCAACCGTTATCACATCGATGTCGAACCGCTCATCGTGTACGAGATTCTGCTTGGCATGTTCAATCTTTTTACTGCGTGGTATGCGTTTCGGCTCGGTTATTATCTGATGACGATGTATGCCTTTGTCTTTGCCCTCGGATTATTCTACTGTTCTGGCTTGACCATCATCCAATCCATCTCTGCCCGCTTCGCCCGTGACCCTGAGCCTGCCTCCGTCTAA
- a CDS encoding radical SAM protein, whose amino-acid sequence MKVRDPRLVLNFLHDRNHVLPLGIVYLTDKCNSRCVMCDYWKNGNVFLSIEQAGQISSRFDALSTRWVLLSGGEPLLHPQWGEIADVLSGGKRSLWLLTAGLSLKKHAGEVIDKCENITVSLDGATPDVYESIRGLDAFGEVCAGIRAVVKQGRRVSIRCTVQRRNFRQLPELIDLAHDLGVDQISFLAIDTLTHAAFARKDAIKADLSLAPEDLPEFERILCELTSRSRSDFETGFIAESPAKLMRLPQYFSAMHGLANFPQVRCNAPRFSSVFTADGFVQPCYFIEPEEKTRDVNAAVMSSIRRNIRSGKRAECNTCVCSMYRSLPSFVTG is encoded by the coding sequence ATGAAGGTGCGTGACCCTCGTCTTGTATTGAACTTTCTGCATGATCGGAATCATGTTCTGCCCCTGGGCATTGTATATCTGACGGATAAATGCAACTCTCGCTGTGTCATGTGTGATTATTGGAAGAATGGGAATGTATTTCTGTCCATCGAGCAGGCTGGGCAGATTTCCTCCCGGTTTGATGCGTTGTCCACGCGTTGGGTTTTATTGTCTGGCGGCGAACCTTTATTGCATCCGCAGTGGGGGGAGATTGCGGATGTGCTTTCAGGCGGAAAGCGGTCATTGTGGCTTCTGACCGCCGGTTTGTCCTTAAAAAAGCACGCTGGCGAGGTGATCGATAAATGCGAAAATATAACCGTTTCGCTCGATGGAGCCACGCCTGATGTTTACGAGTCGATTCGCGGACTGGATGCATTTGGTGAGGTCTGCGCGGGGATTCGCGCTGTTGTAAAGCAAGGCAGGCGCGTATCGATTCGGTGCACGGTACAGCGCAGAAATTTCCGCCAACTGCCGGAATTGATTGATCTTGCTCACGATCTGGGCGTGGATCAAATTTCTTTTCTTGCGATCGACACATTAACCCATGCGGCATTTGCGCGCAAAGATGCCATAAAAGCAGACCTTTCACTTGCGCCGGAAGATCTGCCGGAATTCGAAAGAATATTGTGCGAATTGACGAGCCGTTCCCGTTCAGATTTTGAGACGGGCTTCATTGCAGAATCCCCAGCCAAGTTAATGCGCCTGCCCCAATACTTTTCCGCGATGCATGGGCTGGCAAATTTCCCGCAAGTGAGGTGCAATGCTCCTCGGTTTTCATCCGTTTTTACGGCAGACGGCTTTGTACAGCCCTGTTACTTTATTGAGCCTGAAGAGAAAACCCGGGATGTAAATGCAGCGGTGATGTCATCGATTCGCCGCAACATCCGTTCGGGAAAACGCGCAGAATGCAATACTTGTGTCTGCTCCATGTATCGCAGCCTTCCTTCGTTTGTGACTGGTTGA
- a CDS encoding radical SAM protein, producing MTKKVLFGQSYYLRFDPKLWDAMMPYPPLGTLYAASYIRERGYEVALFDAMLAESEDGWAKSLDEFKPQYAVIFEDNFNYLSKMCLLRMREAAFTMIRMAKECGCTVILCGADVTDHYAKYLEQGADYCLLGEGEETLGELLDQLSAGRDAANIIGLASRATLHPSRRPDIKDLDSLPFPAWDLVDVEKYKRIWLERHGYFSMNMVTTRGCPYHCNWCAKPIWGQRYNSRSPENVAAEMKWLKENFAPDHIWFADDIFGLKPKWVERFSEILREYDAVIPFKCLKRADLITEEMARSLADAGCKTVWIGAESGSQKILDAMDKGDRVEDIHRAAELLHANGIEVGFFLQFGYPGETWDDVQKTLKMVRECMPDDIGVSVSYPLPGTKFHERVKVELGEKQNWVDSDDLALLYRGPFPQEFYRVLHGRVHHEFRLRRAWRLGNLRGLMRIPYYLAGLCKTEFILRRMIS from the coding sequence ATGACAAAAAAAGTGCTTTTTGGTCAATCTTATTATTTGCGTTTCGATCCTAAGCTTTGGGATGCAATGATGCCTTATCCGCCGCTTGGAACGTTGTACGCCGCCAGCTATATCCGCGAAAGGGGATATGAAGTGGCTTTGTTCGATGCCATGTTGGCGGAATCAGAAGATGGATGGGCGAAGTCATTGGATGAATTCAAGCCGCAATATGCCGTCATCTTTGAAGATAACTTTAACTATCTATCCAAGATGTGTTTGCTCAGGATGCGCGAAGCTGCCTTTACGATGATCCGCATGGCAAAGGAATGCGGCTGCACCGTTATTCTCTGCGGCGCGGATGTCACTGATCATTACGCTAAATATCTCGAGCAAGGCGCAGACTACTGTCTGCTCGGCGAGGGGGAGGAAACGCTTGGGGAATTACTGGACCAACTGTCGGCGGGGAGGGATGCGGCAAATATCATTGGGCTGGCGTCGCGCGCAACGCTTCATCCATCGCGTCGGCCTGATATCAAGGACTTGGACTCTCTCCCGTTCCCAGCCTGGGACCTCGTCGATGTCGAAAAGTATAAAAGGATCTGGCTGGAACGTCATGGTTATTTTTCGATGAACATGGTAACCACGCGTGGATGTCCGTACCATTGCAATTGGTGCGCCAAGCCGATCTGGGGGCAGCGTTATAACTCGCGCTCGCCCGAAAATGTGGCGGCGGAAATGAAATGGTTAAAAGAGAATTTTGCGCCCGATCATATTTGGTTTGCGGATGATATCTTCGGATTGAAGCCCAAATGGGTGGAGCGTTTTTCGGAAATCCTGCGCGAGTATGATGCCGTGATCCCCTTCAAGTGTTTGAAGCGTGCCGATTTGATCACCGAAGAAATGGCGCGCTCTCTTGCGGATGCGGGCTGTAAAACGGTATGGATCGGTGCGGAGTCCGGGTCGCAGAAAATTTTGGATGCAATGGATAAAGGCGATAGGGTGGAAGATATCCATCGCGCCGCCGAGTTGCTGCATGCAAACGGCATCGAAGTGGGCTTCTTTTTGCAATTTGGATATCCGGGCGAAACCTGGGATGATGTGCAGAAGACCTTGAAGATGGTGCGCGAATGTATGCCCGATGATATTGGTGTTTCTGTTTCATACCCGCTGCCGGGGACGAAATTCCACGAACGCGTGAAGGTGGAATTGGGCGAAAAACAGAACTGGGTGGATTCCGACGACCTCGCCTTACTCTATCGCGGACCGTTCCCTCAGGAGTTTTATCGTGTTTTGCATGGAAGGGTTCATCATGAATTCCGCCTGCGGCGTGCCTGGAGGCTGGGGAATCTGCGAGGTTTGATGCGCATCCCCTATTATCTGGCAGGTCTGTGTAAAACGGAATTCATCCTTAGACGGATGATATCGTAA
- a CDS encoding radical SAM protein: MDILLAHGYFLSEDAAERRVMKPYPTLGLLYLSAYLKRTGFSVRIFDSTFDTLDSFETLLDKERPSVLGLYCNLMTKFNVLKMIALAKKVGALVVLGGPEPANYAEEYLVRGADVIVLGEGEQALEELLPSLARYKLNKLDDIAGIVFRRDDGAVIRTLPRAQIADLDSLPDPDREAINLHSYLDTWKKHHGASSISLITARGCPYHCEWCSHAVYGYTHRRRSPHRVVDEVEYLLGRYQPDQLWYADDVFTIKHSWFFEYAAELKRRNIRIPFECISRADRLNEQVIQALADMGCYRLWIGSESGSQSILDGMRRGVKVEQVQAMTHALKRHGIQTGMFIMLGYEGEDRRDIEATAEHLKRSAPDVFLTTLAYPIKGTPYYQKVEDRILAAADWDNRSDRQLSVIGRRSRRYYSFANRWLVNTVSFDREMKDGGSPVKMVKAAVNIAIGRAGMWMTEKELETK; the protein is encoded by the coding sequence GTGGATATTCTGCTTGCGCATGGTTACTTTTTATCTGAAGATGCGGCGGAACGCCGGGTAATGAAGCCGTATCCCACGTTGGGGCTTTTATATTTATCGGCTTACTTGAAGCGGACCGGGTTTAGCGTGCGGATCTTCGATTCCACTTTTGACACGCTTGATTCGTTCGAGACATTGCTTGATAAGGAACGTCCTTCTGTCCTTGGTTTGTATTGCAATTTAATGACCAAGTTCAATGTGTTGAAGATGATCGCTCTCGCTAAAAAAGTCGGCGCTCTCGTGGTGCTGGGCGGACCTGAGCCTGCGAATTATGCCGAGGAATACCTGGTGCGCGGCGCGGATGTGATCGTTCTGGGCGAGGGGGAACAGGCGCTGGAAGAGTTACTTCCCAGTTTAGCCCGATATAAATTGAACAAGTTGGATGATATTGCGGGTATTGTCTTTCGGCGTGATGATGGCGCGGTGATAAGGACCCTTCCGCGCGCTCAGATCGCAGACTTGGACAGCCTGCCGGACCCGGACAGGGAAGCCATCAACTTGCATTCGTATCTGGATACCTGGAAGAAGCACCACGGCGCCAGTTCGATCTCACTCATCACCGCGCGCGGATGCCCGTACCATTGTGAATGGTGCAGTCATGCCGTTTATGGGTATACCCATAGGCGGCGCTCGCCCCACAGGGTGGTGGATGAGGTCGAATATTTACTGGGACGTTATCAGCCGGATCAGCTCTGGTATGCGGATGATGTCTTCACCATCAAGCATTCCTGGTTCTTTGAATATGCAGCCGAACTGAAACGGCGCAATATCCGCATTCCCTTTGAGTGCATATCCCGCGCAGACCGCTTGAATGAGCAGGTGATCCAAGCCTTGGCTGATATGGGCTGTTATCGTTTATGGATCGGCTCAGAGTCCGGTTCCCAAAGCATTCTGGATGGGATGCGCCGCGGAGTAAAAGTTGAACAGGTGCAGGCTATGACGCATGCCTTAAAGCGACACGGTATCCAAACGGGCATGTTCATTATGCTTGGATACGAAGGGGAGGACAGGCGCGACATCGAAGCTACTGCGGAACATTTGAAAAGGTCTGCGCCGGATGTTTTTCTTACCACGCTTGCCTATCCCATCAAAGGGACCCCGTATTACCAGAAGGTGGAAGACCGCATCCTTGCTGCTGCGGACTGGGATAATCGAAGCGACCGCCAATTATCGGTGATCGGGCGGCGTTCGCGCAGGTATTATTCATTTGCCAACCGCTGGCTTGTCAATACGGTCTCCTTTGATCGTGAGATGAAAGATGGGGGAAGCCCGGTAAAGATGGTAAAAGCGGCTGTCAATATTGCGATTGGACGTGCCGGTATGTGGATGACTGAAAAAGAGCTGGAGACAAAGTGA
- a CDS encoding class I SAM-dependent methyltransferase codes for MKTVPFDAIAFDYDILFTETKLGRYLRGIVWRRLKENIAANHFVLELNCGTGEDAIWLAKRGCRVAATDVSSEMLALASRKARSHGLQERVGVHLLDLEKPVLEIDHGKFDCVFSNFGGLNCVEDLEPIASYLTAKIKANGRLVLVIMGRWCLWEMVWHLLHGEIRTAFRRFSSNGVDVKLRNSTIRVWYPSLKDIQRRFGVFFTLKKITGLGLFLPPTYLAGVVSDRPLLWKLLVRLERTFSGLYPFRYFADHLILEYEHS; via the coding sequence GTGAAAACAGTTCCATTCGATGCGATTGCGTTCGATTATGATATTTTGTTTACTGAAACAAAATTGGGGCGTTATTTACGCGGAATTGTTTGGAGACGTTTGAAGGAAAATATTGCAGCCAACCACTTTGTTTTGGAGCTTAACTGCGGTACTGGAGAAGATGCAATTTGGCTCGCCAAACGGGGATGCCGGGTTGCAGCGACCGACGTTTCTTCCGAGATGCTGGCGCTTGCATCCCGCAAGGCAAGATCCCATGGTCTTCAGGAAAGGGTCGGTGTGCACTTGCTTGACCTTGAAAAGCCGGTTCTCGAAATCGACCATGGAAAATTTGATTGTGTCTTTTCCAACTTTGGCGGATTGAACTGTGTGGAAGATCTAGAGCCAATCGCATCTTATTTGACTGCGAAGATAAAAGCGAATGGGCGGCTTGTACTTGTCATCATGGGGCGCTGGTGTTTGTGGGAAATGGTCTGGCATTTATTGCATGGCGAGATTCGAACCGCTTTTCGTCGTTTCAGTTCCAATGGCGTGGATGTAAAACTAAGGAACAGCACAATCCGCGTTTGGTACCCTTCGTTAAAAGACATTCAGAGAAGATTTGGCGTTTTTTTTACGCTCAAGAAGATCACCGGCTTGGGGCTTTTCCTGCCGCCAACTTATCTTGCGGGTGTCGTCTCGGACCGCCCGTTATTATGGAAATTGCTCGTAAGACTTGAAAGGACATTTTCCGGATTGTACCCATTCAGGTATTTTGCAGACCATTTAATTCTTGAGTATGAGCATTCGTAG